From a single Brassica napus cultivar Da-Ae chromosome C9, Da-Ae, whole genome shotgun sequence genomic region:
- the LOC106417929 gene encoding protein GOLVEN 6-like isoform X2, producing the protein MKLISITFLLCALVLLLLLTPTSSLQLHPRYSSPSQGESEKIFIKMAPRKLMIISSEHVNVMKSGAPEGSSEQLQVTSSSGKSKSEEKKIGEKEEENALSKYLSMDYSKFRRRRPVHNL; encoded by the exons ATGAAGCTAATTAGTATCACCTTCTTGCTTTGTGCATTGGTTTTGTTATTGCTTCTAACTCCAACATCTTCTCTACAACTCCACCCTCGCTACTCATCTCCTAGCCAAG GTGAAAGCgaaaagatttttattaaaatggcGCCAAGGAAACTCATGATCATCTCTAGTGAACATGTAAAT GTGATGAAGTCAGGTGCTCCTGAAGGTTCAAGCGAACAACTTCAAGTCACTTCTTCCTCTG GAAAATCTAAgagtgaagagaagaaaatagGTGAAAAGGAAGAGGAGAATGCTCTATCGAAATATCTATCAATGgattattcaaaatttagaaGAAGACGGCCAGTTCACAACCTCTAA
- the LOC106417929 gene encoding protein GOLVEN 6-like isoform X1: MKLISITFLLCALVLLLLLTPTSSLQLHPRYSSPSQAGESEKIFIKMAPRKLMIISSEHVNVMKSGAPEGSSEQLQVTSSSGKSKSEEKKIGEKEEENALSKYLSMDYSKFRRRRPVHNL; the protein is encoded by the exons ATGAAGCTAATTAGTATCACCTTCTTGCTTTGTGCATTGGTTTTGTTATTGCTTCTAACTCCAACATCTTCTCTACAACTCCACCCTCGCTACTCATCTCCTAGCCAAG CAGGTGAAAGCgaaaagatttttattaaaatggcGCCAAGGAAACTCATGATCATCTCTAGTGAACATGTAAAT GTGATGAAGTCAGGTGCTCCTGAAGGTTCAAGCGAACAACTTCAAGTCACTTCTTCCTCTG GAAAATCTAAgagtgaagagaagaaaatagGTGAAAAGGAAGAGGAGAATGCTCTATCGAAATATCTATCAATGgattattcaaaatttagaaGAAGACGGCCAGTTCACAACCTCTAA
- the LOC106417726 gene encoding uncharacterized protein LOC106417726, with protein sequence MMVANGEESAVFVAFDTAITKLTNARATEVSNPIGYGEQDSAEYNLPYFLQDIVRKSYISSQAYRVNFSFLHELFTVARIFDPIRETQGPPLHCMVRATIMVTISLGKIVLLASTLSVTPSQRTLIFLKLMTRPLDLQVLCKKRQTPTRWSPIVRMFMIHMDHHKEGPQRLVFTMERNRGTNVSPMHIVKALTLCFSK encoded by the exons ATGATGGTGGCAAATGGAGAAGAATCGGCTGTCTTTGTTGCCTTCGACACAGCTATCACTAAGCTCACCAATGCCAGGGCCACAGAGGTTTCCAACCCTATT GGTTATGGTGAGCAAGACTCAGCAGAATATAACCTCCCTTACTTCCTCCAAGACATTGTTCGGAAGAGCTACATTTCATCTCAAGCTTACAGAGTTAACTTTTCTTTCCTCCATGAGTTATTTACTGTCGCCAGAATCTTTGACCCAATCAGAGAAACCCAGGGCCCTCCTTTGCACTGCAT GGTGAGGGCAACAATCATGGTGACAATATCTCTGGGGAAAATTGTGCTTCTTGCAAGTACCCTGTCGGTGACTCCTTCTCAAAGGACACTCATCTTCCTGAAGCTAATGACCAGACCATTGGACCTGCAAGTGCTGTGCAAGAAGCGTCAAACACCTACCAGGTGGAGTCCAATAGTGAGAATGTTTATGATCCACATGGACCACCACAAAGAAGGCCCGCAAAGGTTAGTTTTCACCATGGAGCGGAATAGAGGAACAAATGTTTCTCCCATGCATATCGTCAAGGCACTCACGTTATGTTTTTCCAAATAA
- the LOC106417151 gene encoding putative F-box/LRR-repeat protein At3g18150: MAYERVHSRGADHHLRQSGDLISSLPDEILQQILSLIRTKFAIRTSILSKRWRHVWLDTPSLSFDSFSLKAHTINQTLARYTARKMKTFHICTRMRQNVPYIDTWIKFAMSRNVENLTLRFDHLPSSNMPEFFYNNSSVEQLSLELHFSPMIPICYVPWTSLKKLSLSSCKLSDECTATILSCCPILESVTLDSCDQLNVLDLSKSQHLTTLEIDQSLGPTQIVAPYIRYLSLTNFKLPCTLVDVSSLTAAILETSLCLFKNLKSEDILVVLLKMLEKLRDVEKLTFSAKFLQTLSLALALGRCPFPSVKVNDLTLETTLSSVEFPGIEKLLQNSPGVKKLTLHVLEPGTVPLLIPIMNIDYQNLESEHVVSFIKVLLKFTKTLEKVVVRLACYIDGRGFEELLGMVSMLSHEYNVSIVLSSTCRIRGRSLECY; this comes from the exons ATGGCTTATGAAAGAGTCCACAGCCGCGGTGCAGATCATCACCTAAGACAATCAGGAGATTTAATAAGTTCTCTTCCAGATGAGATTCTTCAACAAATCCTCTCCTTAATTCGGACCAAGTTCGCAATCAGAACTTCCATCTTGTCTAAACGATGGAGGCATGTCTGGTTAGATACACCTTCTCTCTCCTTTGATAGCTTTTCGCTGAAGGCTCATACCATAAACCAAACCCTAGCTCGCTACACGGCTCGCAAGATGAAAACGTTTCATATCTGTACACGCATGAGACAGAATGTTCCATACATTGACACGTGGATAAAGTTCGCCATGTCCCGGAACGTGGAGAATCTGACGTTGCGTTTCGATCATCTTCCATCCTCCAATATGCCTGAATTCTTCTACAATAATTCTTCTGTTGAACAACTTAGCCTTGAGTTGCACTTTTCTCCTATGATTCCCATATGCTATGTGCCTTGGACATCACTCAAAAAGCTATCATTGAGTTCTTGCAAGCTCTCTGATGAATGTACTGCTACGATTCTATCTTGCTGTCCCATTCTCGAGAGCGTAACTTTGGATTCATGCGATCAACTGAATGTTCTTGATCTCAGCAAATCACAGCACTTGACAACATTAGAGATAGATCAATCTCTAGGGCCAACACAGATTGTGGCCCCATATATCCGTTATCTCAGTTTGACCAACTTTAAGTTGCCATGTACTTTAGTCGATGTCTCCTCTTTAACCGCAGCTATACTAGAGACTAGCTTATGCTTATTTAAGAACCTGAAGTCAGAAGATATTCTAGTAGTGTTGCTAAAAATGCTAGAGAAGTTGCGGGATGTAGAGAAGCTTACTTTTAGTGCAAAATTTCTCCAG ACTTTATCTCTTGCACTGGCGCTGGGACGTTGTCCTTTTCCGAGTGTCAAGGTCAACGATTTGACTTTGGAGACAACTCTCTCTAGTGTTGAATTTCCTGGCATAGAAAAGCTTCTGCAAAACTCACCTGGAGTAAAGAAGCTAACTCTACACGTACTGGAACCTGGAACCGTACCGCTATTGATACCTATAATG AACATAGACTACCAGAATCTGGAGTCGGAACATGTGGTTTCCTTCATCAAAGTTTTGCTTAAATTCACAAAGACGTTAGAGAAGGTGGTCGTAAGGTTGGCATGCTATATTGATGGAAGAGGCTTTGAAGAATTGCTTGGAATGGTTTCGATGCTTTCCCACGAGTACAATGTCTCTATTGTTCTTAGCTCAACCTGCCGAATCAGAGGGCGTAGCCTTGAATgttattga
- the LOC125575365 gene encoding uncharacterized protein LOC125575365: protein MDDNDFNAISRFLVERQRIRRGNSSLSNWVVDLFRKNPRYICDPSNPQFAMVHSGTDDSSRVHGCASGCWRIIGRAVVLRSNLGQKILGIKRILKFCEQRKPREYRRQASVGDGRIHTSKRLGKGGMLCFHQGHMHVSSRA, encoded by the coding sequence ATGGACGACAACGACTTTAACGCGATCTCACGTTTTCTGGTGGAGAGGCAAAGAATCCGCCGGGGAAACTCGTCTCTGTCAAACTGGGTTGTTGACCTCTTCCGGAAGAATCCGAGGTATATATGTGACCCTTCCAACCCTCAATTCGCCATGGTTCATTCCGGAACCGATGATTCTAGCAGAGTCCATGGATGTGCATCTGGTTGCTGGAGGATCATAGGTAGAGCTGTAGTGTTAAGATCGAATCTTGGGCAGAAAATTCTAGGAATCAAGAGGATTCTCAAGTTCTGCGAACAGCGAAAGCCTAGAGAGTACAGGCGTCAGGCGAGTGTGGGTGATGGAAGAATACACACTTCCAAAAGATTGGGGAAAGGAGGAATGTTATGTTTTCACCAAGGTCACATGCATGTTTCAAGCAGAGCTTAA
- the LOC106417150 gene encoding uncharacterized protein LOC106417150 produces MKSWGPKWPTYATNDVYSKFPSDLVDFKDPKSSTNGYCFYVNKFDAGVETCEWLMTPQDEDRMIYSKVTGKIVGKVRTFTCLESVSREEEMVSWVMEEYSVLMNMKKGKVICVIKQGRYNR; encoded by the coding sequence ATGAAATCTTGGGGACCGAAATGGCCAACCTACGCCACCAACGACGTCTACTCAAAGTTCCCTTCAGATCTTGTCGACTTTAAAGATCCCAAGTCCTCTACAAACGGATATTGTTTCTATGTCAACAAGTTTGATGCTGGTGTTGAGACATGTGAGTGGCTGATGACCCCGCAAGATGAAGATAGGATGATCTATTCTAAGGTAACCGGGAAGATCGTGGGAAAGGTGAGGACTTTTACTTGTTTGGAATCAGttagtagagaagaagaaatggttAGTTGGGTGATGGAGGAGTATTCAGTATTGATGAATATGAAGAAGGGGAAAGTAATCTGTGTAATCAAGCAAGGACGTTATAACAGATAG